Proteins encoded in a region of the Candidatus Margulisiibacteriota bacterium genome:
- a CDS encoding helical backbone metal receptor produces MKNLGLCLTLCLVLCLPVNSLQYPNRIVSCTPALTEIIFALKLEAKVIGVTNNCDYPAPAKLKEKIGGYTISLEKVASLKPDIVFMQEDAQKGEIKKLVDYGLPVFSLNLRTAPEVLAGIDEIGKVTGQTREAAALLAKMRREILAIKQNSSGRPKKKVIMIVGYDPLIVVGGNNFINDYLVWAGAENIAAHSKSAYPQFSFEKLVQIDPAVIIIPEGLVKKEQVESDSRWQRLSAVRKHRLLFMDAALVSRPGPRIATAAKIVADYLYPPKW; encoded by the coding sequence GTGAAAAACCTTGGCCTCTGCCTCACTCTTTGCCTTGTTCTTTGCCTGCCGGTTAATTCTCTCCAATATCCCAATCGGATCGTTTCTTGCACCCCCGCTCTGACGGAAATTATTTTTGCCCTCAAGTTAGAGGCCAAAGTGATCGGCGTGACCAATAACTGCGATTATCCGGCCCCGGCCAAGCTCAAAGAAAAGATTGGCGGCTACACGATCAGTCTGGAGAAGGTTGCTTCGCTCAAGCCCGATATCGTCTTCATGCAGGAAGACGCCCAGAAAGGGGAGATCAAGAAGCTGGTCGATTACGGCCTGCCCGTTTTTTCGCTGAATTTACGGACCGCGCCGGAGGTCCTGGCCGGGATCGACGAGATCGGCAAAGTGACCGGACAGACCCGGGAAGCGGCCGCGCTCCTTGCTAAAATGCGCCGGGAGATCTTGGCGATAAAACAGAATAGTTCTGGCCGGCCGAAGAAAAAAGTTATCATGATCGTCGGTTACGATCCGCTGATCGTTGTCGGCGGCAATAATTTTATCAATGACTACCTGGTTTGGGCCGGGGCGGAGAATATCGCCGCTCACAGCAAGTCGGCATATCCCCAGTTCAGTTTTGAGAAGCTAGTCCAAATCGATCCGGCGGTGATCATTATTCCCGAAGGTTTGGTCAAGAAAGAGCAAGTGGAGAGCGACAGTCGTTGGCAGAGGCTGTCGGCGGTCCGTAAACACCGCTTGTTGTTTATGGATGCCGCTTTGGTTTCGCGGCCGGGTCCCCGGATCGCCACCGCGGCCAAAATAGTCGCTGATTATCTCTACCCCCCCAAGTGGTAG
- a CDS encoding iron ABC transporter permease: protein MKRVLNKDQAAAATVVVFLLLAAAIGVSFYLGSAVIDPAQLFNSEIFWQIRFPRVILAALVGMLLSVSGVVLQGVLRNPLADPYILGVSAGGAIGAAIAIAFGVGVVMFGMSSVPALAFLFSLAAVVLVYQLSKVSGRTAPETLVLAGVALSSFCAAILALIIILTGNLASIYFWLLGSLSSASWTQVYTVIPYALIGGGIAYFFSKELNAFLLGEEMALTLGVDVERVKFILIAAASLMTAAAVSVSGLIGFVGLIVPHFIRLLVGSNHRFLIPLSILTGMLLMVVADALARTVIAPQEVPIGVVMALVGSPFFLYLLRRRRRGER, encoded by the coding sequence ATGAAAAGAGTGTTGAACAAGGACCAAGCGGCGGCCGCGACTGTCGTCGTATTTTTGTTACTGGCGGCGGCGATCGGGGTCTCTTTTTATTTAGGCTCGGCCGTGATCGATCCCGCCCAGCTTTTTAACAGCGAGATTTTCTGGCAGATCCGTTTCCCTCGCGTTATTTTGGCCGCTTTGGTCGGGATGCTTCTCTCCGTTTCCGGTGTCGTTCTCCAGGGAGTTTTGCGTAATCCGCTGGCCGATCCTTACATTTTAGGCGTTTCGGCCGGTGGGGCGATCGGCGCCGCTATTGCCATTGCTTTCGGGGTCGGCGTCGTTATGTTCGGTATGAGCTCGGTCCCGGCGCTCGCCTTTCTTTTTTCTCTGGCGGCAGTCGTGCTGGTCTACCAATTGTCCAAAGTCAGCGGCCGGACCGCGCCGGAAACATTGGTCTTGGCCGGCGTCGCTTTGTCGTCTTTTTGTGCCGCGATCCTCGCCCTTATCATTATATTGACCGGGAATCTCGCCTCGATCTACTTCTGGCTCCTGGGGAGCCTTTCTTCGGCCAGCTGGACCCAGGTTTATACCGTGATCCCGTACGCCTTGATCGGCGGTGGGATCGCTTACTTCTTTTCCAAAGAGCTGAACGCTTTTCTCCTGGGAGAAGAGATGGCCCTGACCCTGGGGGTCGACGTTGAGCGGGTAAAATTTATCCTGATCGCGGCCGCCTCTTTAATGACGGCGGCGGCCGTTTCCGTCTCCGGCCTGATCGGTTTTGTCGGATTGATCGTGCCGCATTTTATCCGTCTGCTGGTCGGTTCGAACCACCGTTTTTTGATCCCGCTCTCGATCCTGACCGGGATGCTTCTCATGGTTGTGGCCGACGCGCTTGCCCGGACCGTGATCGCGCCGCAGGAAGTTCCGATCGGCGTGGTCATGGCTTTGGTTGGTTCTCCTTTCTTTCTTTACTTGTTGCGCCGCCGGCGCCGGGGTGAGCGATGA